The segment AGATCGACTCCCAGCCGGCCAGCGGCACGTCGACCTCACCGACCCGGTGCCCGACGTCGCCGAGCAGCTGCGCCGCGCGGGTCACCTCGGCAAGCACCGCGGGTTCGACCGGTGCGTCGTCCGGGCGAGGGCACCAGCCGACGCGCAGCCCGGTGCGACCGCGCTGGACGTCGTACGTACGGTCCGCGAGCACCTCGAGGAGCAGCCTGGCGTCGGCGACCGTACGTGCCAGCGGGCCGGCGCTGGCGAAGTCGCTCATCGTCGCGAAGCCGCGTTCGTCCGGACAGAGACCCGGCGTGGGCTTCACCCCGACCAGCCCGGTGAACGCGGCGGGAACCCTGATCGAGCCGCCGCCGTCGGAGCCCAACGCGGCGTTGGCCATGCCGGCTCCCACCGCCGCCGCCGAGCCGCCGCTCGACCCGCCGGACGTACGCGCCGGGTCCCACGGGTTCGCGGTGTCCGGCCCGAGCAGGTTGTCGGTGGTCGCGGACTGGCAGAACTCAGGCGTGTTCGTCTTACCGACGAACAGTGCGCCAGCCGCCCGCAGCCGGCGCGGCGCACCGGAGTCGTGCTTGGCCACCTGCCCGGCGAAGAACGTGGACCCGCACGTGGTGACGGCGCCCGCGACGTGGAACGCGTCCTTGATGGCCAGCGGCACGCCGAGCAGCGGGCCGCTGCCGCCCCTCGCGTACTCCGCCGCCGCGGTCTCGGCCTGGGCGAGCAGCTCACCTTCGAGCACCGCGAGGTACGCGTGCAGCGTACCGTCGTAGCGCCCGATCCGGTGCAGCGTGTCCTTGGCCACCTCGACCGGACCGAGCTCCCCGGCGCGGTACGCCGCGAGCAGCTCGGTGACCGACCAGAACAGCGGCGACTCAGACATGCGGCGCCACGCCGCCACTGACGCCGTAGACCTCACCGGTGACGTAGCCCGAGTCCTGGCCGGCGAGGAACGACACGAGCGCCGCGACGTCGTCCGGGGTGCCCACACGACCCACCCGCGACCGGTTCTCGGCG is part of the Streptosporangiales bacterium genome and harbors:
- a CDS encoding amidase, whose product is MSESPLFWSVTELLAAYRAGELGPVEVAKDTLHRIGRYDGTLHAYLAVLEGELLAQAETAAAEYARGGSGPLLGVPLAIKDAFHVAGAVTTCGSTFFAGQVAKHDSGAPRRLRAAGALFVGKTNTPEFCQSATTDNLLGPDTANPWDPARTSGGSSGGSAAAVGAGMANAALGSDGGGSIRVPAAFTGLVGVKPTPGLCPDERGFATMSDFASAGPLARTVADARLLLEVLADRTYDVQRGRTGLRVGWCPRPDDAPVEPAVLAEVTRAAQLLGDVGHRVGEVDVPLAGWESIFSPLVLAEEHRERGHLLDIDPQRLTEYARRSLQAGRSLTPAAVETAIAELPLFRARVREFFDTVDVVVCPTVAMPAFPLGERPGTVDGQRVRRLWGAFPYTSPFNVAGTSAVTLPCGLVDGLPVGVQLVAAPGGEALLLDVAEDLEEALAFDATALSAHWPGSLLAEPA